In Pseudomonas nunensis, a single window of DNA contains:
- a CDS encoding phage tail assembly chaperone, giving the protein MSYQLTKDPDTVIRLPDGATVPLHHRFWDEYQQWLANGGVPLPAVQEGAPQVAKVARNWRDQELAASQWLVDRDRDEQAAGTPMTLSSDEYHELLDYRQDLRDWPSMANFPNDFSKPLAPVWLKTSANGT; this is encoded by the coding sequence ATGAGCTATCAACTGACTAAAGACCCGGACACTGTCATCCGTCTGCCTGATGGCGCGACCGTACCTCTTCATCACCGTTTCTGGGATGAATACCAGCAATGGCTGGCGAACGGTGGCGTGCCGCTACCTGCCGTGCAGGAGGGCGCACCGCAGGTCGCGAAAGTTGCCCGAAACTGGCGGGATCAAGAATTGGCCGCCAGCCAATGGCTGGTCGACCGTGATCGCGATGAGCAAGCAGCCGGAACGCCGATGACCTTGAGCAGCGATGAATATCATGAACTGCTGGATTACCGGCAGGATCTGCGCGACTGGCCCTCGATGGCCAATTTTCCAAACGACTTCAGCAAACCCCTGGCGCCGGTTTGGCTAAAAACATCGGCCAATGGAACATGA
- a CDS encoding glycoside hydrolase family 19 protein gives MPLTSSQLQQILPNARSQAGVFISALNTAMTHRNINTPKRIAAFLAQVGHESGQLQYVRELGNNQYLSKYDTGTLALRLGNTPEADGDGQKYRGRGLIQITGHNNYRQCSLGLFGDERLLSLPELLEQPQWAAESAAWFWEQNGLNELADRDQFNSITRRINGDLNGLEDRLQLWARARAVLCQPSV, from the coding sequence ATGCCCCTCACTTCATCTCAGCTACAACAAATATTGCCCAACGCCCGCTCCCAAGCGGGCGTTTTTATTTCCGCCCTTAACACCGCCATGACCCACCGCAACATCAACACCCCGAAACGCATCGCCGCGTTCCTCGCCCAAGTCGGCCATGAATCCGGGCAATTGCAGTACGTGCGTGAACTGGGCAACAACCAATACCTGAGCAAATACGACACTGGCACCCTGGCGTTGCGATTGGGTAACACGCCAGAAGCCGATGGCGACGGCCAGAAGTACCGTGGCCGGGGCCTGATCCAGATCACCGGGCACAACAACTACCGCCAGTGCAGCCTCGGCCTGTTTGGCGATGAGCGTCTGCTGTCGCTGCCTGAACTGCTGGAACAACCGCAATGGGCCGCCGAGTCCGCCGCGTGGTTCTGGGAGCAGAACGGCCTGAATGAGCTGGCCGATCGCGACCAGTTCAACAGCATCACCCGGCGGATCAACGGTGACCTGAACGGACTCGAGGATCGCCTGCAACTCTGGGCGCGGGCGAGGGCGGTGCTATGCCAGCCTTCGGTTTGA